The segment CCGGAGGTTTCTTCCCTATTATGCGGACTGCATTAATCTTGTGAATGCTGATTTGATTGCCGCCGGCCTTTCTCCGTTTTCACCGGACATAGCCGCCATCAAAGCTGGTAGAATAATGCTGGAGCAGATTCAAGAACATATTAACGCGGGCCATGATTTTGCTATTGAGACAACATTGGCGGGTAGATCGTATGTCAGATTGCTCAAGGATCTGAAGAAAAAGGGCTATAAAATCCATCTGTTTTATTTATGGCTCCATAAACCGGATCTGGCGCTAAAGCGCATTGCCGCACGCGTCAGAGCGGGAGGGCACGATGTACCAGCGGAAGTCGTAAGACGCAGGTATGCCAGAAGTGTGTACAATTTCTTTCACCTTTACAGGCAGTTGCTCGATTCATGGATGTTATTCGACAATTCGGCTGATTTACCCCGCCTGATTGCAGATGAAGAAAGTGGCCATCTAACAGTTATTGATGATAAGCTGTTTTCCGCTATTGAAAGGAGTTCCAAATAATGAAAGCAAAGACGCGTAAAATCGTGAAGGATATTCGTGATCTTCCCTTGAAAGTAAAGGCCGAAATGGCGTTGAAAGAGGCAGTTGCCGAGGCTATAGCCGAGCACAAACGACAGGGGAATCCCATTGCTGTCTGGCGGAATGGCAAGGCCGTTTGGGTACCACCGGAAGAAATTGTTGTGCCTGAAGGGTAAACGAAGGCAGAGATTATTGCGTAGTGAATCAAACCGTCTTTCGAAATCTCCCCGGATTACAGGAAAAAAGGAGCTCGGAAAATTGTTGACTTTAATAGGACAGAAAGATAGATTACCGGCCGAAGTCGGAAATAAGTAAATGCGTACCGCCATTATGCGGAAAGCAGCTTGGACAAAGGAGATGCAGATGAAAAAAACTTTTTCGCCGGTCGTGAAGACCGCTCAGGAGTTGCAGGACTGGCAACTAAAAGGTCTGAAGTGGACCGTCACGCACGCCTACAAAGGTTCGCAGCATTACCGGGCCAAGTTTGATGAAGCCGGCGTAAAACCGGCCGATATCAAAACACTGGCCGACATACAAAAACTACCGTTCGTCTCGAGCAAAGACCTCCAGGAAGGCTATCCCTTCCCACTCCGGAGCGTACCATTTAAGGATGTGGTGCGGATCCACGCCTCCAGCGGCACGACGGGCAAGAGAAAGATCCTCTGCTACACCGCCAAGGATATTGACGACTGGGCGGAGATGTTTGCGCGTTGTTACGCCTACGCCGACTGCACGCCTGAAGACAGAATCCAGATCGCCGTAGGATATGGCGTCTGGACGGCGGGCTGGGGGTTCCAGAACGGCTGCGAACGGTTCGGGGCCATGTCCATCCCGGCCGGCCCGGGCAATCTCGATATGCAGTGCCAGTTTCTCGAAGACTTCCAGACGACGGTCATGTGTTGCACCGCCTCGATGGGACTGCTCATGGCCGAGGAAATTGACAGGCGCGGTCTGCGCGGGAAGATAGCGCTCAAGAAGATGATCTTCGGCTCTGAACGGGCGAGCGACGCCATGCGGGTGCGAATTTCCGAGCTTTCCGGGGTGGCCGCGGATCAGCTATATGATATTCCCGGGCTCACCGAGCTCTATGGTCCGGGGACGGGTCTTGACTGCCGTCACCACCAGGGCATCCACTATTGGGCGGATTACTACATCCTGGAGATACTTGATCCTCAAACCCTGAAACCAGTGCCCCCCGGAGAGATTGGCGAAATGGTGGTGACCACGCTCCGGAAAGAGGGGGCGCCGCTAGTCCGCTACCGGACACGGGATTTGACGAGGATCATCACCACGCCCTGTCCCTGCGGAAGTATAATGCCCAGGCACGACAGGATTCTGGGGAGATCGGACGACATGTTCATCTTCCGGGCCGTCAACATCTATCCGAGTCATATTGATCAAATTCTTTCGCATATTGATAGCGTGGGGAGTGAATACCAGGTCATCCTTAACCGGCTCGAGAACGGCAAAGACAGCATGCTGATCAAGGTGGAGAGGGCCGGGGACGTCGCGTCGGGACACGATGACGGCCCGATCAGAAAGGCCATCGAACGTGACATAAAGAAGCAGATCATGGTGAGTTGCGATGTCGAGGTCGTGGATTATGCGGCTCTGCCGAGATCGGAGAGAAAAACCAAAAGGGTATTTGACAACAGAGACTG is part of the Deltaproteobacteria bacterium genome and harbors:
- a CDS encoding phenylacetate--CoA ligase — translated: MKKTFSPVVKTAQELQDWQLKGLKWTVTHAYKGSQHYRAKFDEAGVKPADIKTLADIQKLPFVSSKDLQEGYPFPLRSVPFKDVVRIHASSGTTGKRKILCYTAKDIDDWAEMFARCYAYADCTPEDRIQIAVGYGVWTAGWGFQNGCERFGAMSIPAGPGNLDMQCQFLEDFQTTVMCCTASMGLLMAEEIDRRGLRGKIALKKMIFGSERASDAMRVRISELSGVAADQLYDIPGLTELYGPGTGLDCRHHQGIHYWADYYILEILDPQTLKPVPPGEIGEMVVTTLRKEGAPLVRYRTRDLTRIITTPCPCGSIMPRHDRILGRSDDMFIFRAVNIYPSHIDQILSHIDSVGSEYQVILNRLENGKDSMLIKVERAGDVASGHDDGPIRKAIERDIKKQIMVSCDVEVVDYAALPRSERKTKRVFDNRD
- a CDS encoding zeta toxin family protein, whose product is MVTEINRHLYIIAGPNGSGKTTFVRRFLPYYADCINLVNADLIAAGLSPFSPDIAAIKAGRIMLEQIQEHINAGHDFAIETTLAGRSYVRLLKDLKKKGYKIHLFYLWLHKPDLALKRIAARVRAGGHDVPAEVVRRRYARSVYNFFHLYRQLLDSWMLFDNSADLPRLIADEESGHLTVIDDKLFSAIERSSK